In the Afipia sp. GAS231 genome, GCGAATCCAGCCACATATGCGGAAAGCGCGCGCCGGGGCGGTCGGACGGAGTGTAATAGCGGGAGTTCAGCGCCTTCGCGACGGTGCCGTCGGGAATGACGGCGCCCTCTTCATAGTTGTGTCCGAGATTTTGCCCGATGCTGTGCAAGTGGTTGTCCATATCGTTGATCCAGAACTTGATCCGGTCCGGATTGCGCGATCGCACCGCGTCGTCGGTGAGGCCGATGCGCAGACGGTTGCCGAAGCTGAAATTGGCGTTGGACTGCGCCACCGGACGCCGTTCGCTCGAATAGCTGTCGAGCAGCTTGTCGTCGGCTAAACCCTTCAGCACGAAGGCGAGCTTCCAGGCGAGATTGTGCGCATCCTGAACGCCGGAGTTCAGACCAAAACCACCGGTCGGCGGGAAACGATGGGCGCAGTCGCCAACCAGGAACACCCGGCCCTTCCGGAACGTCTCCGCGACCTGCATGCTGACGCGCCAGATCGAGCGGTTGAGCAGCGTCACATCGAGGTCCGGAATGCCGACATGCCCGCGCGCGATCTCGATGAACTCCTGATCAGTCCACGGCCGCTCGCGATCGTCCTTGGTCTGCCCGATCTGCGTCACCGTCAACCAGCGATCCCGGCCGTTGGTGTTGAGGATTCCCGCGCGCGGCAGGCCAGGCTTGTCAGGAATGACCATGAAGCCGGCGGCCTCGCGCGCGATCGGTAGAGAAGACAGATCGGCCCGCCAATACTCGTTCGACATCACCGCCAGCGTCGACGGTCCGACCATCTCGATGCCGGCGCTGCGGCGGGTCCGGCTGCCGGCGCCGTCGGCGGCGATGAGATAGGTCGCGCTCCACTCGGTGACTTCGCCGGTCTTTTCGCAGCGCGTCTTGACGCGAACGCCGCTGTTGGTTTCCTCGAAGGATTCACACTCGGTGCTGAATAAAACGGTGGCGTGCTTCGACTTCTCGACGACGCGGAGGATCTCCTCCTCGACCGCATCCTGCGCGACCAGGCTCTTCCAGGCCGGGGTATGTCCGACATTCGGCTCCGGGCGGGTGCGGCCGTATTCAT is a window encoding:
- a CDS encoding FAD-dependent monooxygenase: MGIAAEATRQTSVFIAGGGPVGLAMSLLLDRFGIDCVVVEKSSTTTDHPKSRGCWVRTMEIFRQWGIETAVRDRGLQENSDMFVFLDSIAGHEYGRTRPEPNVGHTPAWKSLVAQDAVEEEILRVVEKSKHATVLFSTECESFEETNSGVRVKTRCEKTGEVTEWSATYLIAADGAGSRTRRSAGIEMVGPSTLAVMSNEYWRADLSSLPIAREAAGFMVIPDKPGLPRAGILNTNGRDRWLTVTQIGQTKDDRERPWTDQEFIEIARGHVGIPDLDVTLLNRSIWRVSMQVAETFRKGRVFLVGDCAHRFPPTGGFGLNSGVQDAHNLAWKLAFVLKGLADDKLLDSYSSERRPVAQSNANFSFGNRLRIGLTDDAVRSRNPDRIKFWINDMDNHLHSIGQNLGHNYEEGAVIPDGTVAKALNSRYYTPSDRPGARFPHMWLDSPRKHSTLDWFDKEFAIVTGPLGNEWLEAGRQVSEKTGVSLSLKQLPAADPAEGFQLGMRGAVLVRPDGHVAWRMPWLPSDPAKELAGALSTLLH